One window from the genome of Deltaproteobacteria bacterium encodes:
- a CDS encoding toll/interleukin-1 receptor domain-containing protein — MRPTEIFLAHSARDVVFVAGLAERLRADGMLPWYSERHIVGARQWHDEIGQALERCDWFAVVLSPSSVRSEWVRHELLYALGEARYRRRIVPILYRACQVTRLSWTLPSFQYIDFTKGFDPGYAALLRVWARASASTSARPYRSRSR, encoded by the coding sequence CTGCGGCCCACTGAGATCTTTCTCGCGCATTCCGCCCGCGACGTCGTCTTCGTCGCGGGGCTTGCCGAGCGGCTACGCGCCGATGGGATGCTCCCGTGGTACAGCGAGCGGCATATCGTCGGTGCGCGGCAATGGCACGACGAGATCGGCCAGGCCCTTGAGCGCTGCGATTGGTTCGCCGTGGTCCTCTCGCCATCGTCGGTGCGATCGGAATGGGTCAGACACGAGTTGCTCTACGCACTGGGCGAGGCACGTTACCGGCGCCGGATCGTCCCGATCCTCTACCGGGCTTGTCAGGTCACTCGCCTCTCGTGGACCCTGCCAAGCTTTCAGTACATCGACTTCACAAAGGGATTCGACCCTGGCTACGCGGCTCTCCTTCGGGTCTGGGCGCGCGCATCAGCCTCCACGAGTGCGCGCCCATATCGGAGCCGCTCAAGGTGA